The stretch of DNA CCGGCCATTGGGTGCCCGCCAACAAAGTCAACGGAATTAGGCAAGACTTTATGCGCCGTTTCTACGATTTCCTTTTTGGTACTTCCTACATCGGTGATGAGTGTACCTGTTTTCATATATGATTTCCCTAGCCTATGTAGGATCTCAACCGTTTCCGTTACAGGAGCTGCAATAAAGATGACATCCGCCTTCCCTACGCCTCTTTCAATACTTGTCACATACTCATCGACTACCTCAAGAGAAAGCGCAAGCCCTGCCCGTTCTTCATTTATGTCATAACCAATTAAATGACAATCATGACTGTTTTTAATCGCTAAAGCAATCGATCCGCCAATTAAACCAAGACCAATCAAAAAGATATTTTCTTTCACTAGACTTCCTCCAAAATGATTCTTCTGAATCTACACTATAGTACTACCTATATATCTATTATACTATTGAAAATTCTATTTTGGAGTAAATAGTATTTAATTGTTAATTATTGTTTACTAATTGCTTTTGGATTAAACAAAAAGTACCGGACACCCAAAAAATTGAAAGGTGCCTGGCACATTGTTCTCCAATGGTGGATATTTTGATAAATTTTCTACTTAACGGGTAATTCAATTATAAATGTAGACCCTATATTCTCTTGACTCTCTACAGCAATTTGCCCGCCATGCAATTTAACAATGGTTGCAACAATCGACAAACCCAATCCAGTCCCCTCAACACTTCTGGTTCGAGCTTTATCTGCCCGGTAAAAGCGGTCAAATATTTTATCGACTTCAGCATCACTCATCCCTAATCCAGTATCACCAAATGTCACGAAAATCGATTTTCCTCTTTCTTCTAATGATATCTCTATACTGCTATTCGGTTTATTATATTTAATAGCGTTTGATAAAAGATTATCCCAAACCGTATTCAGTAAAGAAGGGTCTCCGACAATTTCGATATCAGGCAGGGAGTAACTAAGCATTAATCCATTTTCATTGATTGCCCATTGATAATTCCGGATTAATCCCTTAATTTGCTCACCAATATTAAAAGCCTTTTTCTTCATTACATCCTCATTTCTATCTAATGAAGCAAGTAGTAATAGTTGTTTCGTTAAGGAAGAAAGCCTTTTGATTTCACCATTTATGATGGTCACATATTGCCTTCGATCTTCTTTGCTTAGTAAATCATTATCTAAAAGATTCGTATAACCCTTAATATTCGAGAGAGGTGATTGGATATCATGTGAGATATTTGAGATAAATTCCTTTCTCATATCCTCCATTTGTTCTAACTTTCTTGCCATTTGTAAAAAACTACGGGAAAGCTGCCCTAACTCATCATCACGATTACTATCGAGTTCCACATTATATTTTCCTTTTGCTAGTGATTCTGTTGCTTTCGTTAGTGTAGAAATAGGTTTTATTAGATATCTTGTATTTATCAGAACCATTACGATGGTCAAAATAATCGCTAATAGCAGGATCCATCCTAATAAAACATGCATCTCGCTAAATAGAAATTTGATATCTGGTCTTATAAAAAGAGCATAGTTTTTACCGTTATGTTCTAATGGAACACCTATACTGTTCCTGAGTTCATTGGCAAAAAAACCTGTGACAAACGTTTCCCGTGGAAATTGAAGAATACCATGAAAAATTTCACCATTTAATACAAGATCTTTCGTTGAAATGGGAAGATTTTTATCTCTGAAAGGTTCACCAAAAAACTTCTCATACCCAAGGTTATCGACTAAATAAAGTTGGTATCCAACGGCAGAAAGGTTTTCCAAATAGTCTTCTAGGATGATCTCTGGATGTTCTTTCGCAAACGTGGCAATGTTTTGTGCAACCATTGTGTTTTTTTGATCATTAACTGGCTTAATTTTTTGGTGGTAATACGTATTTGAGATTAGAAAAGCAATGATGAAGCTGATCAACATCATTCCAGTTGTTATGACAATAAATTTCACATAAAGAGTTCTCATACCCGTTTGACCTCCAAAAAATAGCCAACCCCACGTACTGTTTTTATCTGAAAATCATCGCTTAATTTAGAAAAACGTTCCCTTACTCTTTTTATATGAACATCTACGGTTCGATCATCCCCTTCATAATCGATACCCCAAATCTGTTCAATTAGGTGTTCCCTAGAAAACACTTGCTTTGGATTAGAAAATAGATAATTTAAGAGTTCAAATTCTTTTAAAGGTAAAAGCATGGTTCGATTTCCTATCTGTACTTCATAGCTTTTTTTATTGATGGTTGTATTGCCAATACGTATAATGGATTGTTCTATTTGATGGTCATATCGGCGTAACAATGCTTTTATTCGAAAGAGTAATTCCTTTGGTTCAAAGGGTTTAACCAAGTAATCATCTGTTCCAGCTAGAAATCCTTGCTCCTTATCCTCGATTTGGCTTTTTGCGGTTAATAGGAGAACTGGAATTTTGTATTGCTTTCGAATTTCCCTTGTTAGTTCAAAGCCATCCATGAATGGCATCATCACATCGACAACCGCTAAATCACAAGTTACCTTTTTTAATATTTCCAAGGCTTCAATCCCATCTTTTGCTTGTACTACAGTGTAGCCTTGATTCGTTAATTGAATGTTGATTAGATTTAATATAATCATGTCGTCATCAACAATTAAAATAGTTGTCATTGAGGTTTTCTCCCCCGGTAAATGCTATTCTATTCATTATAACCAACTTTGAAATCTAAGTTTGACTATGCAAAACCTTTCCATCACTCATCTTAATGATACAATCTGCATACATAAGCATTTCCTGGTCATGCGTCACCATTAGTGTTGTAAGTTTTAGCGCTTTCGTTAAATCACGAATGATCGTCATCAAATCTTTTGACCTTTTTGAATCCAGGCTCGCAGTCGGCTCATCTGCGAACAGAACCTTAGGTTTATGGATAATGGCTCGAGCAATGGCAACCCGCTGCTTTTCCCCACCTGATAATGTTGCTGGATAGGCATCTTTCCGATGGTTCATTCCTACTAATTCTAGAATTTTGTCAATTTCCTTTTTTTGTTCTCGTTTCTTTAATTTAGATTCTGATACATCCAACATTAGCATTAATTGCTCTTCTACTGTGAGAAAAGGAACCAAATGGGCGAATTGAAAAACAAAACCAAATTTACTTGCTCGAATTTCCCGAACTTGTTCTCCATTCATGGTAGTCATATTTTCACCTTCAAATACCACTTGCCCACATGATGCTTGTTGAAGCCCTGCCGCAATGGTTAAAAGAGTACTCTTTCCAGATCCAGAAGCACCAACCAATGCCGTTAGCTCACCTTCTTTAAGAGAAAGATTGACTCCTTTTAGTACTTCTTCTTCTACCTCACCATTTTTAAACGTTTTTCTAACTTGATCGATTGTAAATATTGTCATACTAAACCTCTCCTTGTTGGATTGCTTGTAATGGTTCGACTTTTTTAATCTGTAATCCTGATATCGTAGCCCCGATAAAAGCAATCAATAAGAAGACTAAGGATAATTGTACGGTTGTTTCTAGGGTCAAACGAAAAGGCAATCCTTCAGGTGCAATCAAGTTAACAACCTGACTAAGCGTAATGGAAATAGCTAATGCAATGGCTGTAATAACGATCAATTGTGTCCACATCATAGTAAACAGTGTTCTTGTTTTCACCCCGATTGCCATTAAGATACCGTATAAACCCATTTTTTGGACGTTCATCATATAGAAAAAGATCCCGAATAACATTCCGCAAATGACAACTAAAAACCAGACAATCATATTTAGTGAGGTCTGCTCAGCTTTGTAACTGGATATTGTATTAAGGAACTGATTTTTAGAAAATAATTCTAAACCAGTCATTGACTCAGATGAATTTTCTCCCGGTACGAATATCAGTTGCATTTCATTACTTCGGTACATTTCGTGGTAGTCTTCGCGATTGATAAATGCAACAGGTGCATGGCTGAATTTCTTTTTGTCCACAAAACCTTTTACAAAAAATGAGCCGCTGTACTGATTATTCGTTAAGGTATCTCCAATATTTATCCCCTTATCTTCCAAAGACCGATCTAATACGATTTCTCCTTTTTTGACATTCGTAAATAAATAGGAGTCAGTTGAAGTTACAAATGCAACACTTTGTTGCTTGGAATCATCATTATTCAAAAACCCCATTTGAATTGAAAATGCAACTGCATCTTTTTCTTTATTTAAAATTACATTCTGGACAATCGGATCAATTCTCGAGAGGTTAATTGTTTGATCACTATTTTTAGCCATATAAAATTTTCCCTCGGGCAAATCTTTAATTAATGCAGCATTGTCTTGTGACAATCCATTTGCCAAACCAGATATAATAAACGTTAATAAACTAACCAAAAATACAATCGAACCTAAAATCAAAAATCTTACCTTATTTTTCTTCATTTCTTTCAAAGCCATATTCATCTTAATTCCTCCAATCGCTTTTTCACATCCTAAGTTTATAATTGGATTGTGAACTGAAGATGAACAACTGAATACATTTTAAGTAAAAAAATAAAAAGTGCCAGGCACCAGCATTAAGGACTGGAACTTGGCACTTTTTTTACTTTATGATTTCCCATTTTTTATGATTAGCTACCTCAAAAAGCCGAGGTTCTGGGTTTACAGCAACAGGATTTCCTACTAATTCAAGAACATTTAAATCTGTATAACTATCCCCATAGGCAAAGCTATTTTCCCAGTCAATGTCTGAATTAGACAGATGTGCATTAATAAATTCTGTTTTTCGCTCACCGTATATATAGTTTACGGTTGCCTTCTTACTCAGTTTTTCATCATTGAACGGAATATTACTTCCAATCACGCAGTCGAAGTTAATATTTTTTGTGACTGAGTTTAGGAGTGGCTCATATGCTCCTGACACCAGCATCGTATAATAGCCATCTTTTTTATGTTGTTCCAGTCTATGTAACATGGATTCACTAAGGTTTTGACTCATGATTCCGCCTATTTGAGAAAAAAACAGCTCAATTTCTTCTTTTGGAGACGATCCAAAAGCAGCTATGTAGGAGCGCATAGAATACTCTTTCATTTTTTGTTCGGGATAAAGTTTGCATTTATATGCTAGGTAAATCGGTAAAATCCTAACGAAGAAATTTCGATACTTCTGAGAATGGATCGGATGATTCTTTAAATGCCCCATCAAAAGCGGGAACGTCTCTTCAGGAAATAATGTTCCATCAAAATCAAAAATTGCAACCTTCATATAATCAGCCTTTCATTTTTAAAAATATGGAGCTAATCACTGGCATTACACTTCCTAAACTTCCAAACCAGCAATTCCAACTCCGCCAGGTCCAGCATGTGTAGATATCATGGAACCGGCTTGAATCCAATTTACATTATGGAAGCCAGCTTCTTTTGCAATAATATCCATCCCCTGCATGATCTCTTCATCTAATCCGATAGAGTAAAGCAGGTAAAGTTGTCCTCTATCTATGTCATATTGTTCTAAATAATCTCGCATGAGTTTTTCTGAAACTACCTCCATTTTGCCACGATATTTCTTTGTTGAAACAAGATTTCCATCGATTAATTCAATCCGTGGCTTTATTTTTAACAATGCCCCTCCGAGATAAGCTAGATTACTAACTCTTCCACCTGCTCTTAAAAACTCTAAACTTCCAGGAACGAAAGCCAGTCTTGATTTTGGAACCTTTGATTCAATACTCTTTACTAGACGAACAGGGTCAATCGAAGGTTCATTCTCTAATAAGGTCACCGCATACATCACGATAGCAGTTAATCCACCAGTAACATTTAATGCATCAATGAGAAAAATATCCTTCATTTCTTCCGTAGCTATGACCGCATTTTGGAAGGATGATGATGCTTTTGACGTATAACCAATATGTATAATGACGCAATCAGGAAAATCAGTTTTAATCTTCGTGAAAAATTCAAGATATTCATGGGAATTGGTAGACGTTGTAGAAGGTATTTTCTTTGTCCGCTCGTAATAGTCATAAATATCTGTTACAGGTAACGAACCATCCAAATAATCTTCTCCAGCCATAATTACATGCATCGGGACAACTTGTACATTATGTTTATCAGCTAATTCAACTGGTAAATCCGCACCACTCTCAGTCGTTAAAATAATTCTTGTCATCAATATCCCCCACTTCTATTAAAAAAATCACAACGTTTCCTTCTGCATTATTAAGTTCTACTCTACTATACATGAAAAAGGCCTATAGGTTACACTTATCTATAAAAGAAATATCCCAAACAGTGAGAGCACTGTCTGGGTTCAAAGAGCAGTTATTTTTTAATAAGTTATGCTCTAGCCCAATTATTGCTCTCTAATCTTTGCAAGATTTACATATTGAAAATTTCTCAATAATATAGATAGAATTGAAAATATCTATTTAGCTAACACAGATCATAATAGCAATATCACATGATTGAGGTGCTTATTACTTGAATGTACTTGAAACAGAACGATTAACTCTTCGTTGGTTAACAACAGATGATGCAGCGTTTATACTCGAACTTTTAAATGAACCTTCTTGGATACGTTATATCGGAGATAAAGGTGTCCGAACGGTAGAAGATGCAAAAAACTATATTTTAACTGGCCCCTTAAATATGTATTCCCAACTGGGCTTTGGTCTTTATCTGGTTGAATGTAAGCAAGGAAGGACCCCCATCGGCATTTGCGGTTTGTTAAAAAGAGATACATTAGAATATCCTGATATCGGCTTTGCTTTTCTATCAAAATATCAAACACAAGGTTATGGATTTGAGTCAGCCTCAGCTACTCTTAAGTATGGGCATGAACAACTGCATCTTAAGCGAATCTTGGCCATAACATCTATGGATAATCATGGTTCCTCCAAGCTGCTTGAAAAAATCGGGATGAAATTTGAAGGAACTATAATTTTTCCTAACGATAAGGAAGAGCTTAAATTGTTTGCATCCGAATAATAAATATCATTGGTTTATCCATAACCCTCATTTATAAAAGAGGGTGTGTTTTCGAATTAATTTTAAAACCTCAAACACATATTACCCCGTTCAAAAAAAGAACGGGGGATAGAATAAAGATTTTAAATTTTGATTTTAAATACTTCTTTTCTTTTGCATGATGTCATGCTTATTCCGTTGGCATTTCGTTAAAGAACGCTACATCCTCAATCGGAAGACGTGTAGTAGGATGTCCCGGTTTCGCTGCTTTTCCGATCGCTATGAGCATGACCGGCACAAACTGCTCGGAAATTCCGAACGCTTCAACGAACTTCGCTTTATCGTATCCTCCCATTGGGACCGTGTCGTACCCTTTGGATCGTGCGACAAGCATAAGCTGCATTGAGATAAGTCCGCCATCTGTAAATACGATTTGGCGAGCTACTTCAGGAGACAGGTTTGAGTACATACCGACAGTTCGTTCGATGAATGAGGCAGCCGTATCTACCGGCATAAATCCTGCTTCAACAGCTTGTCCATAAATTTTTTCAGCTTTCTCGTAGCTTTTCACATCGCCAAGGACCGCAATCACGGCAGATGCTTCCACTACTTGTTGTTGGTTAAACGCGATAGGCAAAAGCTTTTCCTTCAACTCTGGTTTATCGATAACGAGAAAACGCCATGGCTGCAGGTTTGAAGACGATGGAGCTAAGGTTGCGAGCTCTAGCATTTCCGTCATTTCTTCACGTGAAATTTGCACGGATGGATCGTATACACGGACAGATCGGCGTTCACGGATAACATCTAAGAACATTTGCTGTTCGATTTTTTCTATAGTTTGAGAGTTTGACATTATAATTCCTCCTAGTAATAGCATGATGATTTGGTTAATTCTATTACGAAAAATTAGAGGTATTTAACCTCATCATAATCAATCTAATGTTTGTACCATACTAGGTAACCTTACTCACATTGATCCAAAATGTCAAAAGGTCTGCTTTAGTAACTTTAACCATTAAATGATGTATATGCATAATACAAACAAGTTGTAGCAAAGTTTTGTAAGTTTCATATATATAATAATAGTAAATAATATAAGACAAGCTGGTGGTGTTGATATTGGAACCTAAATGGCTGGATTGGGCAAAACAGCTTCAATCCATTGCACAGGCGGGATTAACGTATTCAAAAGATGTATATGATTTGGAGAGATTTGAATTAATAAGAAATATAAGCGTTGACATTCTAAACCATTATACAGATATGGACAAGCCTGTAATCAAAGATTTATTTGCAGGTGGAACTGGTTATGCAACTCCTAAGGTTGATATTAGGGCAGTTATCTTTAAGGATGATAAAATACTGATGGTCCGTGAAAATACCGATGGTCATTGGGCATTACCAGGCGGCTGGGCTGACATAGGATATACACCAAGTGAAGTCGCTGTAAAGGAGGTAAAAGAAGAATCGGGATTTACTGTGAAACCGATTAGAGTAATAGCTGTAGCCGATAAAAAGTGCCATCCACACCCTCCTTCTGCCTTTCATGTTTATAAAATATTTATACAATGTGAAATCATTGGCGGGCAGCCAGTTAAAGGAATTGAAACAAGTGAAGTGAAATTCTTTGCTGAAAACGAACTGCCTCCACTGTCAACAGCTCGAAATACACAATCCCAAATTGAAATGGCATTTAAATACTTAAAAAATCCCCATGATGGTGTTTATTTTGATTAATTAAGGTTACTACTATAAATCTCTAAATGATTAAGACCAAGATGTATTTAAAATCATCTTGGTCTTAAATTTCTATTTTCCTTGCCCTGTTATTTTGGCCACTGAATCTTAATCGATTCTCTAAAATGGTCCATATTAAAGTTTTTACCTGGACAACTTTTTTCGATACCTTTTAATTCACGATGCCCAAAAATGCGTGTGATTGATAACTTATATTGATCTAATAGATAAATGCATAGTTTACTTAATGATTTTAGCTGCTCTTTTGATAGAGTTTGAATATCAAAATTACCAGCTAAACAAATACCAATTGATTTTTCATTATAGGAATATGCGTGTGCTCCAACATGGTATCCTCTTCCTTTCATGATATCACCATTTTCTTCAATAAAAAAATTATATCCGATTCCGCTCCATCCACGATGTTCCTGATGAAAACGATGTGTCTTATGAATATCCCAACCTACTTCTTCTGTATGGTGTACAATGATGAACATGACATCTTTTATAGCAACCTGTGGTTCCTTAAACCCCAAATGAATATCTTTAATCCAATCCGGTTCATCCTTCATAAAGACCTCACCTCTTCACAAAAGCTGATCATGACCCCAGTTTTATCATCTGAACGAAGATTATTGCTTTTCTCATATTGTCCTAATTCGACAGCATATACATCTAAACCGATTGTTTGTATCTTTTTAAATGTTTCTTCGATTGAATATTTTGGATGAAAAAGGCCATCTGTCATTAATAATAATGTTTTGATTTCACCGATGTTTACTTGACCATGCTGAATAAAATTAAAAACTTCTTTTTTTCCATTAGCAACCGTGTAACCATATTCCTTATTAGCTAATGAACGATTAAAGATAAGCTGTTGAGTACGATCCTGATAATACACCTCATCTGGAATTTTAACTCCATGCTTTCTTTGTTCCTCACGCCATGCCTTCGCTCTATAACTAATATCTTTTACAGTATCCCTTGTTAAGGCTTTTATGGTTCCGTCTTGATACTCAGCAATGATCATACAATCACCAAGCTGTGCATAAGCAATCTTTCCGTCTTTTTCAATCTTTATAATTGCAGCACATGTTGACCAAAGATTTTCATATTTTGCCTGATTCACCTTATATTTTTCCATATGTTCTCTCAACATTCTATTAGCAGCCATGATTCCTTCAACTAATGAAAGGGTACTTCGATAGAGTCTAAAGAAATAATCTTTAAATATATTAGAGGCTAAATATGCACCATTCATTCCGTTTTCATCTTTAAATGGTATTAATGGAGTTGCCCCATCAAAAACCCCATAAACATTTATCTTTTCATTTAATACGATTGAATCTTCACTTACACGTTTATGAGGGGCAGCACTAAAAAAAGACTCAACTTTCATTCGTTGTCCACCTTTTTTTTGAAAATAACAGAAAAACGATTAAATATATAAAGACATTCTATGATTTAATGAGAAATTTTATGGTTACTAATTTTCTGTTTCTTTAAATGAGGGATGCACCCTTCACTAACCCAGTTAAAGACTATTTAGAGTTTATTACAATAGAATATATGCAGCATTATCCAGCCCTGAGGCACAAGCAGCAGAGGCAGACGGAGAAAATTTATTCAAATTCCTAAATAAACCTCCAATAATCACCTTTGTTGAATAGTCAAATAGATGTAAACTACTATCCTTTGAGGTAGGGTTCTTACTTTAATTTCTGTTATAATAGGGAAAAACGCAATCAGTGAAAGTAGGAACATATATCCAAGAAAAAATCTTGCAGTGAATCGAGAACCATTCAAACCGACGGCGTCCTGCCAAATGACACAAACCCGCACCAGACTCTTTTCGGAGGTGCTCTGATGAGCCGAATTGACCGCGTTGCTGGCATTGCAGCGGTCAAACACTGCAGAAAAACTACAGTGACCGCAAGCACCGATTCAGTCGATTTTTTGCATCCAATCACCCTTCAGGATGCAGTCACATTAGAAGCGTTTGTCACTTGGACCGGGAATACATCGATGGAAGTGTTTGTAAAAGTGATAGCAGACAACTTATTTACAGGGGGAAGCCGAGTGGCGGCGACATCGTTTTTAACCTTTGTCTCGTTAGATGAAGAAGGGCATCCGGCCCCAGTTCCATCTGTTTATCCTGAAACGGAAGAGGAGCACTATTTATTTAATACTGGAGAAGAAAGGTCCATTGCCCGAAAGCTCCGAAGAGAACAAAGCAAGCATCTCGCCCAAACGTTTGGTCGGAAATAAATAGGGCAAATTGCCATAATGGGTTCAGTTTTGAAGTAAAAAATTATCATGATGAAACCCTAACAGAATTAAAACCTTTTTTAACAAGCAAAATTGAACCAAATATTGTACAGAAAACCGCTCAGAGCACATAAGCTCTGAGCTTTTGATATATAGATGTCAAAGCTAATGATGGGACTGAAGTTAAAGTTAGACTATAAATTTTATAGAATACACTGGTCACTGACGAGCCTTTTTTATTCGATGCGGGATTTCCCTAAAAGTAAAACGCGAATCACTTGGAACTCAAGAGATTCGCGTTTTTGTGATACATGATATAGGCAGGTATATTCTATCAGTTCACAGTACCTTCCTTGAGCTTCAATTCCTTTTCTTGAGGAACTGCCCGTTTAATAAAAAACGAGGCGATCCAAGCGATGGATACAAGCCCAAATGCAAGCAAGAACGAGTTTTTCATTCCAGCAATCATCGCTAGAATTTGTAGTGCAGACTCATCTTTTGTGGTCAATGTATTTTCCAAAAAACGACTTGAGGTACTTGTCATGATGGATACAAGTAGTGCTGTCCCGACAGCGCCTGACACCTGCTGAAGTGTGCTGATAATGGCCGTACCGTGCGGATATAAATGAGGAGGCAGAACATTCAAAGCGTTGGTCATGACCGGCATCATGACCATCGAAATACCCAACATCAATAGCGTATTAAAAATCATAATCTTGCTGTACGAGGTCGACAATGTGATAAAGGCAAATTGCAAAAGTGAATTTGCAACCAACCCTAATCCTACGACCGCAAGTAGCTTGGCACCAAATTTATCAAATAATCGGCCTGTAATCGGTGACATAATTCCCATTACAATACCGCCTGGCAGCATAACCAGCCCTGCCTCCAATGGACTGTAACCTAATGCATTTTGGAGAAAAATCGGCAACAGCATCATCGCAGAGAACATCGCCATCATGATAATCATCATAATCAAGGTCGACAACCTAAAAATGTTGTATTTAAATGTTCTTAAATCTAGTAACGGTTGTGCAATCGTCAATTGCCTCCATGTAAACAGTACTAAAGAACCAACGCCGACTGCAATTGAAATAATGACCTCATTGCTCGACCATCCCCCTTGGCCTTCACCAGAACTACTGAAACCGTACACAATCCCCCCAAAACCAATCGTTGAAAGGAGTAGTGATACTGGATCAATCTTAGGATTCGTGGTCTCCGTCACATTTTTGAGTTTGAAATATGCAATGATCATAACCAACAGTGCGATAGGCAGAACACCGTAAAAGAGAATACGCCAACTAAATTGCTCGACAATGATACCTGAAAGAGTAGGTCCAATTGCAGGAGCAAATGTAATGACAATACCAATCGTACCCATTGCCGACCCTCTTTTTTCAATAGGAACCATGGCGAAAACTACATTGGTGAGTAACGGAAAGAGCAAACCGGTTCCCGCCGCTTGAAGCATCCTTCCGATTAAAAGAACAGCGAACCCTGGGGAGATTGCAGCAACAAATGTACCAATCGTAAAAATTCCCATAGCCGTTAGGAATAAGGTTCTTGTCGTGAACCGCTGAATTAAATAAGCAGTGACTGGTATAAGTACACCTATGACTAGAAGATATCCAGTTGACAACCATTGTGCGGTACTAGGTGCGATTCCAATGTCACTCATGATTTTTGACAAGGCCACGTTAAGTAGCGTTTCATTCAA from Neobacillus sp. CF12 encodes:
- a CDS encoding protein phosphatase 2C domain-containing protein — protein: MKVESFFSAAPHKRVSEDSIVLNEKINVYGVFDGATPLIPFKDENGMNGAYLASNIFKDYFFRLYRSTLSLVEGIMAANRMLREHMEKYKVNQAKYENLWSTCAAIIKIEKDGKIAYAQLGDCMIIAEYQDGTIKALTRDTVKDISYRAKAWREEQRKHGVKIPDEVYYQDRTQQLIFNRSLANKEYGYTVANGKKEVFNFIQHGQVNIGEIKTLLLMTDGLFHPKYSIEETFKKIQTIGLDVYAVELGQYEKSNNLRSDDKTGVMISFCEEVRSL
- a CDS encoding MDR family MFS transporter; its protein translation is MNNHIESKPNEGTFGNKGNFFLVLIMILGVFVAILNETLLNVALSKIMSDIGIAPSTAQWLSTGYLLVIGVLIPVTAYLIQRFTTRTLFLTAMGIFTIGTFVAAISPGFAVLLIGRMLQAAGTGLLFPLLTNVVFAMVPIEKRGSAMGTIGIVITFAPAIGPTLSGIIVEQFSWRILFYGVLPIALLVMIIAYFKLKNVTETTNPKIDPVSLLLSTIGFGGIVYGFSSSGEGQGGWSSNEVIISIAVGVGSLVLFTWRQLTIAQPLLDLRTFKYNIFRLSTLIMMIIMMAMFSAMMLLPIFLQNALGYSPLEAGLVMLPGGIVMGIMSPITGRLFDKFGAKLLAVVGLGLVANSLLQFAFITLSTSYSKIMIFNTLLMLGISMVMMPVMTNALNVLPPHLYPHGTAIISTLQQVSGAVGTALLVSIMTSTSSRFLENTLTTKDESALQILAMIAGMKNSFLLAFGLVSIAWIASFFIKRAVPQEKELKLKEGTVN
- a CDS encoding acyl-CoA thioesterase is translated as MSKKKSCSESRTIQTDGVLPNDTNPHQTLFGGALMSRIDRVAGIAAVKHCRKTTVTASTDSVDFLHPITLQDAVTLEAFVTWTGNTSMEVFVKVIADNLFTGGSRVAATSFLTFVSLDEEGHPAPVPSVYPETEEEHYLFNTGEERSIARKLRREQSKHLAQTFGRK